In Besnoitia besnoiti strain Bb-Ger1 chromosome I, whole genome shotgun sequence, the genomic window ggcacGGTCCCAGGAGAAACCCATAAACTCCTCCCTATGCTCGGCAGTACCCCCACGCCACAGGGAGTATCGGCAATGAAACACGTACTCCCCGCCTGCACACATGGCCTTCAACCAAGAAGACTGCGCAGCCAGGCTGTGGAGATCCAAGACAAAGAAAACGCTTCCCGATTCAAGGGATCAGTGTATGGCACCTGAACAGCATTCTTCGGCTGACGACACACTAGAGGCCTCTGCGGGAACGACTCTAGCGAAGGGCGCTTCCGCCAGGCACCATGCATTCACACACGTGGGATGTATGCTTGGTCGCATTGTCAATTGTCAACCAACCCCCTTGTAGTGCCGCCACTCTCTCTCTGACCAatttctctcttttttcctcAGGCTGTGAAATTTCCGCGCACCTGCGAACTCCAGGGCATTCAGAGGTACCAACTCTATTTCAAGCGGGGATGCGCGTCACATACTTTCGGACTCAGAACAAGCAGCCATTGCGAAGGTGAGCAGTTCCGTGAACAACAGGTGTCTGCACGGCCCAGAAGGCAACGTGTAGCTTCCAAAGAATATATCCAGCTGTGCTAATAAGAGTAAGTGCCGGGCTGGGCCCCAAGCTTCGCATAGCGTAGGGAGAGAGCGTAGTGTGCGGCGTAACGATGTTCCCCCCCTCGGGTCTAGGGCTGCCGTTTATCCAAATTTCTTGTATGTCTTTCACTTTCATAGGCAACACCCTCTCCCACTGCGGCAGCATCTGCCGTGTTGACGGGGTAAAAGATCATATGCGGAAACTCAGCGGGCCGTGGGCAGCTGGATACAACACACATCGACATGGAATGCTGCCACGTTACGCAAAAACAAGTGTGGGATTCCCTTGTCGGCGCTGCCTGGTTGTGTCCTGAATCGCATACTGGGCTTGAGTTTAGTAAGCTAATGTGAGCAAACGCCTGTGCTTCGAAAGGCGCGGCGATACCCTAAGCTGTCGCTATCTTGCATGCTCAGAAGCAATGTGTGTGCCGTCTTTGGGGCGTTAGCAAACACTTACAGCACGAAGCCACCCCGTGGAATCCGAGCGAATGGCGTACCCCCGGAACTCGACCTGGTTCTACAGCGCGGCAGCAATCGCACGCTACCCCGCAGGACTTACATGCGAGGAAACCTAACGCTGCAGTCTATGGGTTATAGAGTGGTCTCGCCTTAAAGCGCACCGCCACTTGAACCGACGAAAATCGACCCAAGGCCCACCGGTGTGTTAGTTGATACCTCCAAGCAGCTCTGGCAGATTGTATACAGCGGCTCACGCTTGATACAAGGCGCGTTCGAAGCAAGAACTGTTTGCACAAGCAATTTCACCCTGCCACTTACAAACACTCTCTCCCCCCCGTTGGACACAAACACCATCTAGGGCGGGTTGCTGCGCATTTAGGCGCGCACGCTCCTCAGGCTAGAGTGACAGCACCTCCGCGAGCTTCAGGGCCGCAGGCCGACGTCTATCCTGCTGGTCGGAGTTCACAGAGGTAGTTCATCGGTTGTCACCGAGGTCGGACTCCACTACTCATGAACAGAGACTAAGACCCCGTTCATGGGTTCCTGCGAAATGCGTGTTGCTGAACGGCATTTGGCACACTAACTAGCAGCTCGCCCCCTAGGTGGAGGCAATGCCGCTCTGTTCGTACCAGCGGATAAGTGCCTAGTATTCCTCCCGACTCTTCTAATCCTCAATGAAAACGCACAGGCGCGTCTCATAGGTTACTAGACGCGTTGAGCTCTCAGTGTGGAGACCGTCCGCTGAGGAACCTTttcccgccgcagcgaagggGAGAAAAGAGACGCGATGCTCATTGGCGAGGCGCCTGACGTGAACTAGGCCTTCGCATCGTCTTAGACTTGGGGCAGGCccgaagcgagaaaaaacttCGGATTGATTCTCTTCGGTTGGCTCACAGAGCGGAAACAGTTCAAGCAGCCCAGTGGGAAGCGGGAACACCGCGAGCGGTCTGAATTGTCGCTTCAGGGTGAGACACACCGCATTGTTCGCCTGTTCATGAAACGTGGTACCCGAAGCCGTGCAAGCCTATGGAGCACGGGTGCCGTCTGCACTACAGACAGCAGCGAGTGAGCCGCGGTATGGCGCTTCCATTCCTCTGACGGAAATAGAAGggcacatgcatgcaggaTGTGGCGTGAAGCCCTTCGCCGCTCTGCTAGTTTGActgccgcgccttcggtTCTCGGCTTGGCGCGGGATAAAAGACGGCTGAAGGAGCCCCAGTTGAAGCGGCAGAAAGCCACGCTTCGTCCTACATCCACTTCGCAAACAGATGGAAACCCCAACAGCTACGGGCTCCCGGGGAGGGCCGCGAATACACCAAGCTTCACACATGACAACAGCaccggcgcgctgcgtcaTGTCTGGCCGTCGCCACCCTGCCGCGTGCACATCTCAAATCCCCCTGATGCCCGCTGAATCCTCTTAGGTAGTCCGCTGCGTTTCTTCGGTGACCGTTGATTAACGGCCTCTGCCTAGGCGTCGGCACGGTGTCCATCCGGGCGACCCACTCTCGCCCCAGCACTCTGCTGGGCTCCCGGCTAGTCTGCTGCTCGGATAAGGGGCGCCTACCTTGAAGGGGCTGCAGCTGGAGCGTCTCTTCTCGGCTCGCTCACTGTTTcttgcagcggaggcgcaatCACGACATCCGGCAGGGAGTTGCAGAGCCACTCGCTGTGTcgtcgaggacgcggaagccaGGGCTCGCTCCCTGCAAATCTTTCAGTGCGAACGCCTCGAAGGACAGAGCTTGGCAAGAAAGCATCTGAGGGCAAATGCGTgtcgagaaaaaaggaaggCACTCGGTCCTGATCAGCAGCGACACACAGTCGGCAGTAACGTGCGTCTTCATGCGCCCGCACCGCCTCCCCCGCATCATCCCGTGTCGGCTCTCGCGACCTGCGGTTGGCGCCTTTCAGACTCGGGCTTGCCGACGCGCGTTCTACCAGCCCTTTCACCCGCTCAAACcagccccccctccccctccccccccgcgccgcttTCTCACCTCTGCACAGAAGATCTGGAGAGCTTCCTTTCCATACTCCTctttccgccgcgctgcagcgggcgcctcgggcctgtcgccgtcggggggcgcgcggcggagccccgcGGCCGGCACTTCGGAGGCTGAAAACGAGCctgaggacgaggaggagaaggcggacgatgccgacgacgcgcaggatgagaaggacgaagagggGGGCGGGAAGAAGGAAGGACGCAGGTCCCAGCGGCTCACCGCCGCGAAGGAAATGCGCTCAAAGAACAGAAGACAGGGGAGCAGCTTGCCCGAGACGCACATCGAGACGACGTCTGTCCACGTCAAGCCGCGAGTGACCCGCGAGTCGTTGAACAGCACCCACTTTCCAGAGCCCCAGTGGTGAAAAAAACAGACGTAGTGCCGGCCGTAAAAGGAAACCATCCCTCTGCGCGCACAGAGACCACTCCGCAACGCACTCGGTTACCAGGCGACACACAGCCTGTGCCGAAACGTTTCCGAGGCTGGCGAAGGTCTTGGCTGCATCCGCCCCGGCCTCTCCAGCCAAATGCGTCAACCTACTCAGTGAACTGACTGCGAAACCGCGACCAGGCGCACGCACGTAGGTGTGCGGCTTACGCGGGGGAACGCGCGACTTGTGCATGTGACCTCCTCTGGAGTCTGCGGAACTACATCAACGAGCAAACACCGGTGCTACACAAAGCGGTAGAGACACCCCCCGACACCCCCCAGCGTGATCCTCGCCCCCTGGCCTACCGGAAGACGTGCTTGCCGTCGACATCTGCGGTGAACGCTTCGACTTCCTCCCGCGCAGTGGATTCCGGGTCGTTCGCTCGCCAGTCTCGGCTTATAGAAGGAGACGCATCCCCGCTGTGGCGGGCCGTGCGGTCTCTAGCAGCCTCGCCACTCGCATCACCGGAAGAGTgcgttcttctccgccccgcTGGGGACGACGCCCGGCCTGTCTCGGAGGAAAAAATCTGCGAAGCACTCACCCAAGCATGGAACAGACGACATCTCGCGTAGGCTGGCGAAGCCCAGGAGGAATGGAGTCACACGCGAGCCACAAGGATagcgccgcacacgcggaaTGTCACGCGCCGCCATCGCACAGGTAACAACACACCCGTGCCCGATTGctcatatacatatatacatttttACATGCATATAAATATTGTATACACATGCAGGAGGAAGCAAGAAGGTACTGTGTCTCGTCGTCTGCCCATTGTCTCTGGAGGTCGAGGCACAGTGCGAGGCAGCTACATGAACCCAGCCGCCTCTTGCCCTTGCTTCTACACTTACCTGTCGGACGTCGAGGACTGGCGCCAGGCTctggagaaggaggaaaatCGACTGGCGAGCCTCCTCGCGATCCTTCTGGGCGCCGCCCTTTAGACTAGGTAGAccgaagaagggcgaggaagccgacgGAGAAGCGTCGAGCGGAGATGAGGGCGCGATCTGAGCGAGATCCGGAGGCCACGTGAGACTGCACACGAAAACGGCCGGCGCGTGGATGCAGTACCTATCCAGAACGactgtcgccgcgccgctgcactgCCTGAGAGGGACAGAAGAAAATATATGGGTTTTAGGGTTCAGGGGGCCACGCTTATTGTTCAGAAGGCACGGCAGCGCACATGCATTGCACACTACATGTGATTGAAGGTGCGACTTTAGAGAGCAGGCAGAGACTCAAGGCCTGACGGTGCAGTTCTCTCCCGGCTCGCCTCGGGCGTTCCATTTCCTGAGGATGGCCTCTGGCGTCCCCGCATCGCGGCGCTCACTCTGCCTCGGGGGTCTCCTGCCTTCTCCCCAGGCCAATCAGGCCCCGAGGCTCGCCCTTCGCTTTTTAGAAATGCGTGTGTAACTTACTCGCAGTCGCCCTTCCCTGTTCGCTTCGTCGCGCTGTCAGGTCGCGGTCCCCGGGCGTCTTCagctgcttcctctctgacaacgtcgccgcgcctgtcccTCTGACTCGGCGCTCGGCCCCTCGACGCGAcgtgcttcttctgcgccttgcgctgcggcgagaggcgcactCGGTCGGCGAACTGGaaaagctgctgcagccgcttgAAGTCCTCGTCGAGCGGGTCTGAGTAGTCCGAGCTGCCAagctgcgccacgcgcgataacccgcgccgcagctgctcttCGCCCGCTCGCTCCTCGGTGTCATCTTCTAGCCGGCGAGAGCTCGACAACCCACCTGCCTCGCCTGGGTACGcatccgcctctgcgcaggctgcaggcagcagctGGTCGCCcacggagaggaaggcgcaggccgcgagacgccgctcGGCTTGGGCGCGTcccgccaccgccgcgctgaggcgagggaTGCGAAGATTCTCAGGGTTCGCCAGAGTCGCATCCGCGAGAAACAgagcgcgaagcgcctcgcccaagagactcgcgcatgcgccaaggcggaggccgcgactGCCACCGAATCCGTTCTTCGCGGAGGCTCCAGCACGGGGGGAGCGCGCGTCGTCACTCACAGGCGACGGCTGTCCCAGGCTCAGCCCAGTCTCCTGCCTCTTGTTAACCGAGAGGGACGGTGCTGAAGCGGACTCTGGTTCGGTCAGAAAACGGGGAAGCCAGGGTTTGCTTCCAGAGGCACCGCGGGATGAAGCCGACAACACGCTTCCTGACTCTCGCGCTGACGCGTCATCGGGACTGCAGGAAGAGCCCCGCTCAGAACGGCccctgctcgcctcgcgggacGCACGGACGCGCGTCGAACGAGAACGGAATCTCGAGGGCTTCGCGGATGAAGCAGACCgggacggagagagacacggtAGCAACGAATGCGGAGACTTTGACGCGAGGACTGGAAGCAGCTCGGCTACGTACGCGCGATGCACATACAGCTGCTGGAGCAGGGGCTCGCCGGTCGCCCCGCAGGCTGTGCAGCGCGGCAGGAAAAGAAGGTGAAGCGAGAAAAGGCTGTGCGCCAGACAGGGCGGATTGCAGGGGACCTCGCGATAGAATTCGAGAAAGTTTAGAGGATTGGAGAGGTCTTGAGAAGAATCTGACGCGTGGGAGGCAGCTGACCAAGGCACCGAGGAGAAGGGATAAGCCGACGGTGCTGGCGTGCTCAACTGCATCAGAAATCAACAGCAGAATGCGAACCTTAAAACTTGAAACAAAAGAATAAACCGGTGCACCGCTCACAAACGCGAATGCCCAGCTTCCAAAtcccctcgcctccttccccccaccctccccccccggcgTGAGCAGGCCCTGAGGTCTAAACAGCAGTTCTGCGGCACACTCGCAGCCTCGACCCGTGCGCAGGAGCGACCGGAAGGCGTTTCTCTAGAGCCACAGGTGTCACTCAGCAAAACCACGTCGACTATCTTACCCCTTGGTGCCATGCATGCAAGGCGTCTAGAACGCCGACGAGCGTCTCGTCGGCATCTTCCATGTCCCCAGGCATGAATCGCGTGCTTGCCCAGCAGCTggccagcgacgcgcggatTGGTGCGGCAGGCAGCACCTCGCAGCTCCCGAACTGGTAGTTCGCAAACAGATTCTTGATCGCGCAGTAGACGCAACTCGCGGCAGCTGGCAACTgagacagcgcagcgcgGGAGGGTTGCAAAGCCTTGCGGGTGCCGctctcgtcctccgcaggaggcgacgaagctGAGCAAGACGCAAAAGAGGCCGACAAACGGTCAGGAGAGACACGCACCGGAGtcccgcggcctccgtcgGTGCTGGCGTTCTTCTGCCGCCCTCTTCGCGCATTCCAGGAGGCGTCGTTCGGTGTCTCCTCCTGTTGCTTTGAAGGGCTTGTGAAAGAAGCCAGAAAGGGACTTTCTTCGCCctgaggcgcctgcgaggttGCGCCGTCCGGCTCAGCCTCGGCTCGCTCGTGggcgtcggctgcggagggcgacgcgctcaAAGGAAACACCGGCGGCAGCGTCAagctgcgtcttctccgctcgccggcagcggcggagggggcTTCAGGCGCTTCTCCCGGAGCGTGGCAGGCCCAAGTAGGCGAGGCAGGcaacgacgaagacgactcGCTCGCCGAGCCCGACGAATACGAGGAGGCGGTAAGAGAAGGGCACGAAGGAACCGCTGGATGCTGGTGTTCCGGCGAAGACTGGCAGAGAGTTCGAAACGAACGGAGGTTCCAGAAAGCCTGGAGAGTGACATTCAAGAAGCAGTTGTTCTCGCCACGTCGATTCTCGAgcccccgcagccgcggcgaagagcccCGAAGTGGGGGGGACGTCAACGCGGTGCATGACGCAGTCTGCCTCATGGCGTCGACCGGCACGGAGGCAAATAGCTAACGCGCGGTTTCAGCCTCTCCGAAAAACAGAAGGAAGGAACCAACTTCAGACGCGAGTCGTTCAAGTCTTCTTTCCGGAAAGATcgcccgctcgcggcgtGTCTCGGCGGAAGATGGGAGACTCACTGCACGCGTTACGCATGTTGCAGATCTTCGGAGGGCCGATTCGTTAAACTCTTCTTCTGCCCCGAGTGAGATGCGGCGCAAGGCGTTCTGGGCTCGGCAGACTC contains:
- a CDS encoding hypothetical protein (encoded by transcript BESB_004800), giving the protein MRQTASCTALTSPPLRGSSPRLRGLENRRGENNCFLNVTLQAFWNLRSFRTLCQSSPEHQHPAVPSCPSLTASSYSSGSASESSSSLPASPTWACHAPGEAPEAPSAAAGERRRRSLTLPPVFPLSASPSAADAHERAEAEPDGATSQAPQGEESPFLASFTSPSKQQEETPNDASWNARRGRQKNASTDGGRGTPVRVSPDRLSASFASCSASSPPAEDESGTRKALQPSRAALSQLPAAASCVYCAIKNLFANYQFGSCEVLPAAPIRASLASCWASTRFMPGDMEDADETLVGVLDALHAWHQGLSTPAPSAYPFSSVPWSAASHASDSSQDLSNPLNFLEFYREVPCNPPCLAHSLFSLHLLFLPRCTACGATGEPLLQQLYVHRAYVAELLPVLASKSPHSLLPCLSPSRSASSAKPSRFRSRSTRVRASREASRGRSERGSSCSPDDASARESGSVLSASSRGASGSKPWLPRFLTEPESASAPSLSVNKRQETGLSLGQPSPVSDDARSPRAGASAKNGFGGSRGLRLGACASLLGEALRALFLADATLANPENLRIPRLSAAVAGRAQAERRLAACAFLSVGDQLLPAACAEADAYPGEAGGLSSSRRLEDDTEERAGEEQLRRGLSRVAQLGSSDYSDPLDEDFKRLQQLFQFADRVRLSPQRKAQKKHVASRGRAPSQRDRRGDVVREEAAEDARGPRPDSATKRTGKGDCEQCSGAATVVLDRYCIHAPAVFVCSLTWPPDLAQIAPSSPLDASPSASSPFFGLPSLKGGAQKDREEARQSIFLLLQSLAPVLDVRQVSIFSSETGRASSPAGRRRTHSSGDASGEAARDRTARHSGDASPSISRDWRANDPESTAREEVEAFTADVDGKHVFRGMVSFYGRHYVCFFHHWGSGKWVLFNDSRVTRGLTWTDVVSMCVSGKLLPCLLFFERISFAAVSRWDLRPSFFPPPSSSFSSCASSASSAFSSSSSGSFSASEVPAAGLRRAPPDGDRPEAPAAARRKEEYGKEALQIFCAEMLSCQALSFEAFALKDLQGASPGFRVLDDTASGSATPCRMS